A portion of the Lolium rigidum isolate FL_2022 chromosome 1, APGP_CSIRO_Lrig_0.1, whole genome shotgun sequence genome contains these proteins:
- the LOC124670799 gene encoding DNA-dependent metalloprotease WSS1-like — protein sequence MEAGDVHKVWEIRALKRKPDEPSARALLDRIAKQVQPIMRRRKWRVKVLSEFSPKNPSLLGLNVNRGAEVKLRLRPDGRDNDFIPYEEVLDTMLHELAHNARGPHDAQFYKLWDELRKECEELISKGITGPGQGFDGTGRRLGGFSVHPPPPSLRQAALSAAQKRARNGALLPSGPRKLGGNSDIMSALSPVQAAAMAAERRMQDDLWCGSHNQSGIDDSEDVIILEKPPNFTARDRKRTKAGKNTKAVFSSGSAESSTSSRSQVTAPEDSSSCRTTDAGISSLWGCSACTLLNQPLAPICEVCGTAKPKIAKAKYATWSCKFCTLENSVQLEKCSACTQWRYSYGPPGVTYGSSYD from the exons ATGGAGGCAGGCGACGTGCACAAGGTCTGGGAGATCCGCGCCCTCAAGCGAAAGCCCGACGAGCCCTCCGCCCGCGCGCTGCTCGACCGCATCGCCAAGCAGGTCCAGCCCATCATGCGCCGCCGCAAGTGGCGCGTCAAGGTCCTCTCCGAGTTCTC GCCGAAGAACCCTAGCTTGCTGGGGCTCAACGTCAACAGGGGCGCCGAGGTGAAGCTGCGGCTGCGGCCGGACGGTCGGGACAACGACTTCATACCCTACGAGGAGGTGCTCGACACCATGCTCCACGAGCTCGCCCACAACGCGCGCGGTCCCCACGACGCCCAGTTTTACAAGCTCTGGGACGAACTCCGCAAG GAGTGTGAAGAACTTATTTCAAAGGGTATCACTGGACCAGGACAAGGGTTTGATGGTACAGGCAGGAGATTAGGTGGATTTTCAGTacatccaccaccaccatctctccGGCAAGCTGCATTAAGTGCTGCACAGAAACGGGCAAGGAATGGAGCTTTATTGCCATCTGGCCCAAGAAAGCTGGGTGGAAATAGTGATATTATGAGCGCGCTGAGTCCAGTACAAGCTGCTGCAATGGCTGCTGAAAGGAGAATGCAAGATGACCTGTGGTGTGGATCACATAACCAATCTGGTATTGATGATTCAGAAGATGTTATTATTCTTGAGAAACCACCTAACTTCACAGCAAGGGATAGAAAACGCACAAAAGCTGGAAAAAACACAAAGGCTGTGTTTTCGAGCGGTTCTGCAGAGTCCAGCACTTCATCTCGATCTCAAGTTACAGCACCAGAGGATTCCTCTTCTTGTAGGACAACTGACGCGGGCATCAGTTCTTTGTGGGGGTGTAGTGCTTGCACTCTTCTAAATCAG CCTCTGGCACCAATATGTGAAGTTTGTGGAACAGCGAAACCTAAAATTGCAAAAGCCAAGTACGCAACTTGGTCCTGTAAATTCTGTACTCTAGAGAACAGCGTTCAGCTTGAGAAATGTTCGGCATGCACTCAATGGAGATACTCATATGGACCACCTGGGGTCACATATGGTTCAAGCTATGATTGA
- the LOC124670790 gene encoding mitogen-activated protein kinase kinase 5-like encodes MRPGGSSSLPAPPSKPRRRMDLTLPMPQRPDVSSSLAVPLPLPPPTSTLGAAQPLPAAPAFHAAPPPLADLERVRRVGSGAGGTVWLVRHRPTGRPYALKVLYGNHDDAVRRQIAREIAILRTAEHPAVVRCHGMYESGGELQILLEYMDGGSLDGRRIADERLLADVARQVLDGIAYLHRRRIVHRDIKPSNLLVDAARRVKIADFGVGRILSQTMDPCNSSVGTVAYMSPERIDTDINDGAYDGYAGDIWSFGLSILEFYFGRFPFGENLGRQGDWAALMVAICYSDPPQPSAPASPELRSFIGCCLQKNPAKRLSAAQLLQHPFVAGPQPLPLAAPPS; translated from the coding sequence ATGCGTCCGGGCGGCAGCAGCAGCCTCCCGGCCCCGCCCAGCAAGCCGCGCCGCCGCATGGATCTCACCCTCCCCATGCCGCAGCGCCCGGACGTCTCCTCCTCCCTCGCCGtcccgctcccgctcccaccCCCCACCTCCACCCTCGGCGCCGCCCAGCCGCTCCCCGCCGCGCCAGCCTtccacgccgcgccgcccccgctcGCGGACCTCGAGCGCGTGCGCCGCGTCGGCAGCGGCGCGGGCGGGACCGTCTGGCTGGTGCGCCACCGCCCCACGGGCCGCCCCTACGCGCTCAAGGTGCTCTACGGGAACCACGACGACGCGGTGCGGCGCCAGATCGCGCGCGAGATCGCCATCCTGCGCACCGCCGAGCACCCCGCCGTCGTGCGCTGCCACGGCATGTACGAGAGCGGCGGCGAGCTGCAGATCCTGCTCGAGTACATGGACGGCGGCTCCCTCGACGGCCGCCGCATCGCCGACGAGCGCCTCCTCGCCGACGTCGCGCGCCAGGTGCTCGACGGGATCGCatacctccaccgccgccgcatcGTGCACCGCGACATCAAGCCCTCCAACCTCCTCGTCGACGCCGCGCGCCGGGTCAAGATCGCCGACTTCGGGGTCGGCCGCATCCTCAGCCAGACCATGGACCCCTGCAACTCCTCCGTCGGCACCGTCGCCTACATGAGCCCCGAGCGCATCGACACCGACATCAACGACGGCGCCTACGACGGCTACGCGGGCGATATATGGAGCTTCGGCCTCAGCATCCTCGAGTTCTACTTCGGGAGGTTCCCCTTCGGGGAGAACCTCGGCAGGCAGGGCGACTGGGCCGCGCTCATGGTCGCCATATGCTACTCCGACCCGCCGCAGCCGTCAGCGCCCGCCTCGCCCGAGCTACGGAGCTTCATCGGCTGCTGCCTGCAGAAGAACCCCGCCAAGCGACTCTCCGCCGCGCAGCTGCTGCAGCACCCTTTCGTCGCCGGGCCACAGCCGCTGCCCCTCGCAGCCCCGCCGTCATGA